The DNA window TTACTTTTGCTACAtaacattatatgattatgTTAATACATGgaaaaaccaaacatataattTAGGATGTGAGTTAGAGACTAGAAAGTAGAATGTATTTGAAAAGAATGGAGAGTGTGCTAAGGGTGTACAACAGCAGTACTAAAATCAATTCggtttaatttgataataaaaagaATTGTTTTTGATTGGGTTcggttttgaatataaaaaagttaGGTTAACTTTTAGCGCATATTGAATTAAAATAGCCAAATCAAACCTAGACCGAACTGACTAGTTCAGTTCGGCTTGGTTTAgtttgaaactttttaatttttcaaaaacttcAGTTTGTttcttaaacaaaattaaattttggttcgatttgaCCGATTGTACATTCCCTACAGTTCAGCACAAAACTGCCGCAGTGTTTGACATAATTTGACTTGGATCTGAAAATACTCAAACACAATTTTTGACTACCGAAGAAGTAAAGATGCTATAGTTACCAAATTTAAAGTGTGTCTAGTTAAATGATGGGGAGAATCATGTTTAAAAACCTTCCTCGAGAGTTTTATCGTGATAATGAATTATACTCGAACCCGATTTGAAATTAGTAGGAACAGAAGCTCCCCTCATGAGCAGTACCTATAAAAAAGGCAAATTAGTGATAGAATATTGGCATTTTGTTTAGTATTCTATTCTTTGTATGCATATGATATGGCATTTGggaatcaaatctaaaagtgTTGTATAGTTcttgtaaattattttattacttCAAAGATTGAGTTCCGTGTATGCTGCGAAAAAACTGTATAATGATTTTGTAATAAGTTTAATGTATATGGTTTAACTAACTTTTTACCCAAATTTGGGGACTTTGTAAAGCTTTAAGCTGCAGCTTTTAAAACTGGAAAGTGGAGTGTAAGAAGCAGATAAGTAAAAGAACTACAATATAACACTACCAAAAGGCtaaaattcaaatatcaaaCTAAAATCATAATGCTGGTAGGAATTATATCCCGTTGGAAGCATCATTACATTGTTATGGAACAATGCTAAGCTCTCGACATGCCGAAAACAACAAATACTTTCATCTTTAGTGCTCATAATCATCACATTTTGCATCAGTCCATTCTTTATATTATACAACACTAAGCGTGGTTCTTCTCTATAAGGTCCAAACTGAATCAATACTACTTCACCACTATCTCTAACCAGAGACACCTTTTGTTTCCAGCACCACGCCGGTACTCTTTCAACTGCAGCTAACTTGGTCCATTCACTGCTCCAGTACTCCTTCATCACCCTTATATCATGCTCGCCCCGGCTGTTGCCAATTTGATGGGTGACTGCCATCGAAGATTCTCCAAATGCCTTAATTTTCAAATGTCTATAGCCAACATTTTCCAAACATTGAGGTATTGCTATCCCTCCAAACATCTCGTCTCTTAAATCAAAGGTCAAAACCATATTCTTTTTCTCACTCATCGCAAGCCAATGGAATCTTCCATGGACGAAAAGCGGCGTACTTAACCAAAATCTTTTAGTTTTATTCTCGACGGGAATATTACTGATTTTCTTCCAAGAATTACAATTGAGTGAATACATAAAACCATCCTCCAGCAGTTTGTAATCGTTGGTtctcgaatcaaatccaaacccaAACCCAATTAATTGATCGGGACCCACAAGATTGTTCGGAGGTACATGAACTGATTTTCTAATCGAAGGGTTCCAAATAATAAACTTAGGCAAGCCCTTtcccaaattaaaataaaggcaAATAAGACCATTGCTAGAGCCAATCACTTTAAAGTAGCGATGGAGATTTCGGCTGGCTGGGTTAGAAAGCGGATGCAGAGACGGGTACTGATGGGAATCTTTGTTTTCGAGATGCATAGAATATTGGTAGTCAGAACTATCGGAGTGTAGCAGAAAGACGTAGGAGTCGTGTTTGTTTGATGAGAAAGTAGAGATGAAATCAGGGCTTTTTACGATACGATTCCATAACTTGCACACGCAACTGAATTTTAAAACAGACTTGGCTGGCAATCTGCTTAATATTTGTACTACAACTTCTTCCGGCAAGTATTCAGCCATGATGATGACGGTGGCTGAGGCAACAACCAGTAGTGAAAAACCCTAATAcctgttgtttttgttttaaacccTAGATGAGAGATCGAATCGTGGCCCTTGGATGATGGTCAGCAAAAAGGAAAAATACCAACGGGGATctcaatttgataatttaaatgaGGAAGATTTGGTAGACATACTATCATTGAGACAACAAAATCTGTGGCTAAACCTAATGACGTGAGGAGGAGAATTTTTCCGTGAGGAGGAAAGAGTGTAGCCATGCACAAAAAGACCAAAATGTCTCAtctcaataaaaaaaaggatGATCATGGggatttttttttacaagattatgttaaattagGTCGAAACCCGCGTGTTCCGCGgaaaattttaacaattttaataaataattttaaaaaaaatctatctCATAATTTATGAACATGATaaaatttcataacttttgaaTACATTAAAACTCTtcgaatttatatattttaaacattcATAAAAACTCAGTCATATTTAAGAACTTTTAAACACAAATTAGAactattcataaattttaacaaaaaatattaaatttcaacaaaaattcattatattttataaccAGAACactcaaaaatttaataaaattaaatttttattatttttatttaaatttaaaaattgttcaTGTCTCATAACATTAAcatttactccctccgtcccaaaacaataaCCCACTTTCTCcttttcacacagtttaagaaacaTAATTAATGTTctaatttttcacaaatttattttcatttttcctatcatacccttattaaatgttatgactataggctaatagcaataaatgatacactttaaataaggacaatatgaaaaataaacactttaaattgtaatttacaaagaaagtggactattgttttgggacaaaaaaataaaaaaggtggactattattttgggacggagggagtaaataataatattataactaaacatttataaatcataatcaattttttattaacgtattgttttttaaatatagtaaaaaaattaagagatatatcacataaataaacaaattaaaaatttgatgaaaaataattgTCATCCTTCAATCAATTTAGTGTAAAAAAgagttaaattaaaaaatatatacaatctTTTACGTTGAATTGTTTTGATTAACCTCATAAAACCAACATTATCATTGAATCTTTAATTGTATGTTTCATTGAAATCATGTAATTAAAGTATGAAAGAGCGATCCATCAATTGGGTTATGGAGATTATCCAAATGGAGAAGCTGACAGACTATACTTGCAACCCTGAGTATGCCAAGCTCCATAACACCCTTATGGCGCAACAGCAGAAGTTCATCGACGATATGAATAACACTGGAGCTGTGCAAGTTGTTATTGAAGGCTATGGTGAGGTTTCTGTCAGTGATTTAAGAAAGCATCAGAGGATTCTGAATCAAGCCTTTGATTTGAAGATGAGAATGGTTGCTTATTGGAAAGTTGTGTTATGGAGACTGGTGGATTCAATGGCGTCGCATTTGCAGACAAGTATTCAGAATCTTGTTAACAAGGAAATGGAAATTGAAATTTTCAATGAACTGATGGGTACTAATGGTGGCTCTATTGAGAGAATGCTCGAAGAATCGCCTTCGGTTTCTGGTAAGATTCAGAGGCTTAAGGATAGCATTAAGGTTCTGAAGGAGTCCAAGGAGGTGTTATCAGAAATTATGGATAAGAGTTTCTATATTGATTAGGGTTTGGTGTTGCTGTAGAGATTATTTTGCTGCTGCTTCTTTTTTGGCTTATGTTTTTGATGCAAGTATGAAGATGATGATAGTCTTTCATGCCTATGCTTAAGTATTATCTATGTAACTTTTAAACCTTGTTGGTTAATCTGAATGCTAAGTTATTTATGGCTTTTGCTTTACAATATTGGTAGTTTAAATGTATTGGTTTTGTTAGATCATTTACAACAAAAGGTTTATTTTTGCCCTTCAAAATTTGGGGTTTCAAATATATACTTTTAGACttaataaattccttaaaattaGGTGGGATTCATTTGCGTTCCAAATATTTATGTGTGAAATAAATGAATATTAAAACAATTGTTGAAATTGAAATTCTGAAATTGGatttagttataatttaaagaattgtaaatccaattaaaataaatgaaatttacaattgaatttcaaaaatttaaaagaacaatTTTTTACTCCATATTGATATAAACatcaattttgtaaaaaaaattaacgatcgaaaaaatagaaaagtgtGAATGTTTACGGTTCGAGGTTGTGGGTTCAACTCACAATTCTCGCAGGTAGTGGCCCGACTAAAAAATGGTTTAACACTAATACTTAACCATTGAATAGgtctatttttgttaaaaaaaacaaaaaaaacaaaccaatTATTTCTGGCTCAATTCGGTTTTACGGTTCGGCTCAGTTTTTTCAAATCCCCAATCGGCTCTGGCCAGAAAGTATCGGCGTGTACATTGAAATCCGTAACACAGAGAGGCAAAATCACAGCTCAAAATTCCCCAATCAAACCCTCCATTTTCAAATTTCTTTTGGGTCCTTTCAATTTCACAAAAAtagcaaaaatataaataaaaataacatcgaAAACCAAACAGTAATGAAAGGCAAGAGAAAAGCAGTACCAAAAGCCGGAGCAGCAAAAACCAGCTCAAATACGACCACGTTTAGCACCGATTCATCTTCAATGGACATGATGTTGATGATGATGGACGATCAACAGTCTAACAGAAACATACTAGACGCCGCTCTTCCGGGCGGCGTCAGCGGCGGCGGTGGCGGTGACATTGTTATTCGCGACGATAAATTGAAAGAAGATTGTGGTTTTAACAGTAGCTATAGTAATAATGAAGACggagatgaagaagaagaagatgattaTGAAGGAGAAGACGGAAAAGGAGAAGAAGAGTTAGTAGAAGAAGATGTGCGGCCGAAGCTGGACGAGGGTTTTTACGAAATTGAGTTTATTCGTCGCAAAAGGGTTCGAAAGGTGTCGccttttccttcttttttttattggttTTAAGTTAATTTAGGTTTTTGGAAATctttatttatgttttgttttagaATTTGAGGCGACTTGTTTTAAttgggttttaatttttttcatgatGGTGCATTGGTGATCAACTTCTGCTTCAACGTTGCTCAATTATAGGGTCAGCTTCagtattttataaaatggtAGAGAGACTCTCTTGATCCCATTAAGATGTATTCTTAGTCCATGCTCTTGATTGTATGTATAATGTGTTTGGCTGTTGTGGTTTTTATTGGTTTTGAAGGAGGGGCTGGCCGGAAACAGCTAACACCTGGGAGCCTTTAGAGAATTTGCAGTCGTGTTCTGATGTTATCGACTCTTTTGAAGAGAggtattgatatttttcctttttcaattatatttttcggGTTGTGTAGGATAGCAACAGCAGTTTTTAGCTGTTCTGTCATATTTGAAGTTATCTTAAGTGATATGAGTACAAGGCTTGATAGAAATAAGCAGCAATTATTGTAACTACATAACCTTAagattcttttctttttactgcctgaactattgaagttgcctattttggtaatttaattgaaaacatGCAGAGTATGTGACCTTATTGAGTTGATGTGCTTCTAATATACACCCAATTCCCTTCTTTTTAACTGCTTTGTACCCCTTGCATTTCCAGTTTGCATTCTGGTAAATCTTCACGAAAGAGGAAGCGGAAATATGGGGTTACTCATACTCAGCCCAAGAAGAAGCAGTCACGTTCTTTTGCTGGCCATAATGTAACAGGTCTTGACATTGGTGTTGTTGATAAGCCTTTGCCCTCTGCTTCTTTGGATAACACAAGCTCTGCCAATCCCATCACATGTTCAGGttttgaagaagaagataatGTACATGTTAGTGTTGTCAAAACAGCAAAGAAAGCGGATGATAATGGGTATGTGAATGGAGCAAAACACAATATAGACGAGAAAGAGGACACTGAATATGATCCAAAGCTTAGTGAGCTGAAAGGAATAATTTCAACGAACGATATTAATGCTGATAATAAGTTagcaataataaattttgaagaaGGTAATACTCCAGGAGCTGTTGGCGGTACAAATGGGATTTCCAAGGCTGATTATGTAGATAATGTTCAAAACAGTCGTCAGATAGGTGCTAAGAGAAGGAAGTGTGGGTCAGTAAAGAGGTTCAAAAAAGAATTGGCCATGTCCGAACCAGTTTCCTTGCAGAGTTCACCTTTTTACTTGGAATCTTCACCGCTAAATGTCTCTGTTGGCCTTGGTGGGGCAGCTTCACCAGGATTTGAAAATGTGGGTTTAACAGAGAGTAATGCTGGCTGCAAGCCAGTGGGTGCAAATTCTATAACCATCACCAAGATCATCAAACCAATAGGCTTTTCAGCTTCCGTGATGAATGATATTCAAGATGTATTGGTAACATTTGTGGCAATCAGGTATGTCATCTTAAGTTTTGACTTCAGTCCTGTTCTATTGGGCATATCTGAAATTGGCCCTTAGAATGCAAAGGatataaaatatagtaattactTGCAGGTAGATCTTTCAAGCTAATTTTAAACCAATGATATATTGAAGGGAAAGGGTATTTTACTATTTTCAATGAGATTGTGAACGGGGCATTTATGAGTTATTTTCTCTATTTCTTTTGGAAACTTgagtaacaaaaaaaaaatggcttGGTGCATGTGTAGTAGGTTGAAACCAAATGGAAATGCATCGCCTCAGC is part of the Mercurialis annua linkage group LG3, ddMerAnnu1.2, whole genome shotgun sequence genome and encodes:
- the LOC126672179 gene encoding F-box/kelch-repeat protein At3g06240-like, with protein sequence MAEYLPEEVVVQILSRLPAKSVLKFSCVCKLWNRIVKSPDFISTFSSNKHDSYVFLLHSDSSDYQYSMHLENKDSHQYPSLHPLSNPASRNLHRYFKVIGSSNGLICLYFNLGKGLPKFIIWNPSIRKSVHVPPNNLVGPDQLIGFGFGFDSRTNDYKLLEDGFMYSLNCNSWKKISNIPVENKTKRFWLSTPLFVHGRFHWLAMSEKKNMVLTFDLRDEMFGGIAIPQCLENVGYRHLKIKAFGESSMAVTHQIGNSRGEHDIRVMKEYWSSEWTKLAAVERVPAWCWKQKVSLVRDSGEVVLIQFGPYREEPRLVLYNIKNGLMQNVMIMSTKDESICCFRHVESLALFHNNVMMLPTGYNSYQHYDFSLIFEF
- the LOC126674019 gene encoding chromo domain-containing protein LHP1 produces the protein MKGKRKAVPKAGAAKTSSNTTTFSTDSSSMDMMLMMMDDQQSNRNILDAALPGGVSGGGGGDIVIRDDKLKEDCGFNSSYSNNEDGDEEEEDDYEGEDGKGEEELVEEDVRPKLDEGFYEIEFIRRKRVRKGQLQYFIKWRGWPETANTWEPLENLQSCSDVIDSFEESLHSGKSSRKRKRKYGVTHTQPKKKQSRSFAGHNVTGLDIGVVDKPLPSASLDNTSSANPITCSGFEEEDNVHVSVVKTAKKADDNGYVNGAKHNIDEKEDTEYDPKLSELKGIISTNDINADNKLAIINFEEGNTPGAVGGTNGISKADYVDNVQNSRQIGAKRRKCGSVKRFKKELAMSEPVSLQSSPFYLESSPLNVSVGLGGAASPGFENVGLTESNAGCKPVGANSITITKIIKPIGFSASVMNDIQDVLVTFVAIRSDGKEVIVDNSFLKANYPLLLIDFYEQHLKYST